A genomic region of Parus major isolate Abel chromosome 14, Parus_major1.1, whole genome shotgun sequence contains the following coding sequences:
- the PALB2 gene encoding partner and localizer of BRCA2 isoform X4 — protein MEAPPAAAALSGADKEKLREKLALLRREYSETVIRLRRARRAERARNHGRRERSPTGLQRSDPDCFRDNTCPSADRGGPSQVETKTCSDADTEKTSSVPVKHVPEFSSDEVSPQDSSWAEGFQAGQENLRCGITRPVPVEKKPQTSRGMMKLRRRTKALESKERESVHGVHLISAGEMMKNQIANAEELQSPVFRRSSLLHSEEPAQRAPGVVLVQGERNSFTPDAASGSPHAPHPHMRDSSDIWQPESSRAVATPGRCEPCLQHGASVLPDPRGDGREEPTSIIKQPEVQSLCEDQGELRGLLDLMSENEILPDSRNNTITEESNNHEGHPSDTNTLNPCPAANALDNAEEFLENQQLEIQSRLPADKAAAPEGTLSSCTVVEGLLFPVEYYVRTTRRMSNCQRKVDLEAVILSQLGRSKKGQRSKCKQKDAKPNQPSQERAEDDLEPGVVPFPFLGAENNQASSSSSQKFLPASSSSSSSSTSLESISQKSITSTRQEQRQPQRKQKGRRKSACKAPMHPVSQELIESQDPTVASESSALLSNENQSEKENCDANLERSSLDERRLPGAAALGSAGTGVTGATEPAGPDPPVGRSQAPGRCHKALLERLQNPRHSSDSLSLGSDTFTSPVGDVEASAPVCQGDKHPGQRVTRQRGAGDAGVSVPVRRSLRCSARHGAQTGSADDSSRGLGCPVGSQGPAALGLPALDPSTCGSLFSFRSLQWLIPKLGIRDFHLPNEEFGVLKLEKLKSCPVNDLEDFVSGDGVAPEDTPDAQTKPKEKSLRSNLILPSKLGLPELPCMESLTSKKELSTHELLFTPMGTVLTEAPTHPESQISSSVFPAVGATPDVLPSVHSEVFPDTSVPALPATPSSPSGAAALVLGDVAHRDPAVPLHPDSCAAGAARSQEEQGTTVPSAAERGPENKSDETVSLEKHQQSENKEQESCRASPEQKKDVAEQLTPVLLDGPREESLQFVSELKDSSCSCAVDVSTVWWAAAGHRELRVVTASESAVTLWEPLAPNCWGKVYTWHLTEIPVIQIVPLPDTCNLVCVALGELEIGEIRLLIYSSETDSFKHSLVKTGNIKAVVGLKDQRLVSSSRTMQEQQLEMVFLSETGGSKDRQTLMAPEETVTAFAEVEGMREALVGTTAGNSVVVWNLKTGQLLRKMHVGYSYPASICHRAYSDSSANKAGAMHPGAFQSCSMLCVGSRGAAAQAWCLVSLFHVTRAGTRFLWTYMPKGMSCVKPTFTLIILPHLLLPVL, from the exons ATGGAGGCCCCGCCGGCAGCCGCGGCCCTCAGCGGCGCCGACAAGGAGAAG CTGCGGGAGAAGCTGGCGCTGCTGAGGCGGGAGTACAGCGAGACCGTGATCCGGCTGCGG CGGGCGCGGCGAGCCGAGAGAGCCAGGAACCACGGCCGGCGGGAGCGGAGCCCCACAG GTCTGCAGCGCTCCGACCCTGACT GTTTTAGAGATAATACATGTCCTAGTGCTGACAGAGGTGGGCCCTCTCAGGTAGAGACTAAAACCTGCTCTGATGCTGACACGGAGAAGACATCATCTGTCCCAGTTAAGCATGTTCCAGAATTCTCCAGTGATGAGGTTAGCCCACAGGACAGCTCCTGGGCAGAAGGCTTTCAGGCTGGCCAGGAAAACCTGCGCTGTGGGATCACCAGGCCTGTCCCTGTGgagaaaaagccccaaacctcCCGAGGAATGATGAAGCTGCGGAGACGGACGAAGGCTCTGGAATCAAAGGAAAGGGAATCAGTGCATGGTGTGCATCTAATCAGTGCTggtgaaatgatgaaaaatcaAATTGCCAATGCAGAGGAGCTTCAGTCACCAGTGTTCAGGCGCAGCAGCCTCTTGCACAGTGAGGAACCTGCTCAAAGAGCACCTGGGGTGGTGCTTGTGCAGGGAGAAAGAAACAGTTTCACTCCTGATGCAGCATCTGGATCCCCACATGCCCCACATCCCCACATGAGGGACAGCAGCGACATCTGGCAGCCTGAGTCCTCAAGGGCTGTGGCCACACCTGGGAGATGTGAGCCATGTTTACAGCACGGAGCCTCTGTTTTACCTGACCCCAGAGGTGATGGCAGAGAAGAACCCACCAGTATAATTAAACAGCCAGAGGTTCAGAGTTTGTGTGAAGATCAGGGAGAATTACGTGGGCTCCTGGATTTAatgtcagaaaatgaaatattgccTGACAGCAGAAATAACACCATAACCGAGGAGAGCAATAACCACGAAGGACATCCAAGTGACACTAATACCTTAaatccctgtcctgcagctAATGCTCTGGACAATGCTGAAGAATTCTTGGAGAATCAACAGCTTGAAATTCAGTCAAGGCTTCCTGCTgacaaggcagcagctcctgagggcACGCTGAGCTCTTGCACAGTGGTTGAAGGGCTGCTCTTCCCTGTTGAGTACTACGTCCGGACAACGCGCCGCATGTCGAATTGCCAGAGGAAGGTGGACCTGGAGGCTGTAATCCTcagccagctgggcaggagcaagAAAGGTCAGCGGAGTAAATGCAAGCAGAAAGATGCAAAGCCCAATCAGCCCTCTCAAGAGAGAGCTGAGGATGATTTGGAGCCAGGGGTTGTGCCCTTCCCTTTTCTAGGGGCAGAAAACAATCAAGCAAGCTCAAGTAGTTCTCAGAAATTTCTTCCTGcgtccagcagcagcagcagcagcagcacttctcTTGAATCCATTTCTCAGAAAAGCATCACTAGCACAAGGCAAGAGCAAAGACAACCCCAGAGGAaacagaagggaagaagaaagtcTGCCTGCAAAGCTCCCATGCATCCAGTGTCACAAGAGCTTATAGAGAGTCAGGATCCCACAGTGGCCAGCGagagcagtgctctgctctCAAATGAGAACCAgagtgaaaaggaaaactgtgatGCTAACCTTGAAAGGTCATCCTTGGATGAGAGGAGATtgcctggtgctgcagcactggggtctgcagggacaggagtgACTGGAGCTACAGAGCCAGCGGGTCCTGATCCTCCTGTGGGCAGGAGCCAAGCGCCAGGCAGATGCCATAAGGCTTTGTTAGAGCGGCTCCAAAATCCCCGCCACAGCAGCGATTCCCTGAGCCTGGGGAGTGACACTTTCACCAGCCCTGTGGGAGATGTGGAAGCCAGTGCTCCTGTGTGTCAGGGAGATAAACATCCAGGGCAGCGTGTGACGAGGCAGCGAGGAGCTGGTGACGCCGGGGTCAGTGTCCCTGTGCGCCGCTCCCTGCGCTGCTCTGCGAGACACGGGGCCCAGACAGGCTCAGCAG atgacagcagcagaggactCGGCTGTCCCGTGGGTTCACAGGGTCCTGCTGCCCTCGGGCTCCCTGCTCTCGACCCCAGCACTTGTGGCTCCCTCTTCTCCTTCCGCAGCCTCCAGTGGCTGATCCCTAAGCTGGGCATCAGGGACTTCCACCTACCAAATGAGGAATTTGGAGTGCTGAAACTAGAGAAATTGAAATCTTGCCCTGTGAATGACTTGGAGGATTTTGTGTCTGGGGATGGAGTGGCTCCAGAGGACACACCAGATGcacaaacaaagccaaaagaaaaaagtctcaGAAGTAATTTGATTTTGCCTTCCAAACTTGGATTGCCTGAACTCCCGTGCATGGAAAGCCTGACTTCCAAGAAGGAGCTTTCCACCCATGAATTGCTATTTACTCCCATGGGGACTGTCTTAACTGAGGCTCCCACTCACCCTGAGTCTCAGATTTCCTCgtctgtttttcctgctgtgggtgCAACCCCAGATGTTTTACCTTCAGTGCACAGTGAGGTCTTCCCTGACACATCTGTACCTGCCTTGCCAGCAACCCCATCTTCCCCCAGCGGGGCAGCTGCCCTGGTCCTGGGGGATGTGGCACACAGAGACCCTGCTGTGCCACTGCACCCcgacagctgtgctgcaggggctgccagAAGCCAGGAGGAGCAAGGTACAACAgttccttcagcagctgaaagagGTCCTGAGAATAAATCTGATGAGACTGTGTCCTTGGAGAAGCATCAGCAGTCAGAGAACAAAGAACAGGAATCCTGCAGAGCTTCACCTGAACAG AAAAAAGATGTAGCAGAACAGTTGACTCCAGTGCTGTTGGATGGCCCCAGAGAAGAGAGCTTGCAGTTTGTGTCAGAGCTGAAG GATTCCTCGTGCTCGTGTGCTGTGGATGTGAGCACGGTGTGGTGGGCAGCAGCTGGCCACAGGGAGCTGCGAGTGGTCACTGCCTCCGAGAGCGCCGTGACCCTCTGGGAGCCCCTGGCACCCAACTGCTGGGGAAAGGTCTACACCTGGCACCTCACAGAG ATTCCTGTAATCCAGATTGTTCCTCTGCCAGACACCTGTAACCTTGTATGTGTAGcgctgggagagctggagattGGAGAAATAag GCTCTTAATTTATTCTTCTGAGACTGACTCATTCAAGCACTCCCTAGTGAAAACTGGGAACATAAAAGCAGTTGTTGGGCTAAAGGACCAGAGgctggtgagcagcagcaggaccatgcaggagcagcagctggagatggtTTTTCTCTCAGAGACAGGGGG GAGCAAGGACAGGCAGACTCTGATGGCCCCTGAAGAAACTGTTACAGCCTTTGCTGAAGTGGAAGGGATGAGAGAGGCCTTGGTGGGCACCACTGCAGGGAACAGCGTTGTGGTTTG GAATCTGAAAACAGGTCAGCTCCTGAGGAAGATGCATGTTGGTTATTCCTACCCAGCCTCCATCTGCCATCGAGCGTATTCTGACTCT AGTGCTAATAAAGCAGGAGCAATGCATCCTGGTGCATTCCAAAGCTGCAGCATGCTGTGTGTGGgaagcagaggtgctgctgctcaggcctGGTGCCTGGTGAGTCTGTTCCATGTCACACGTGCTGGGACACGGTTCCTCTGGACATACATGCCCAAGGGAATGAGCTGTGTAAAACCAACATTCACACTAATCATCCTTCCCCACTTgcttctgcctgtgctgtga
- the PALB2 gene encoding partner and localizer of BRCA2 isoform X3 — translation MCCPHTPHLPWAELCSAVMSALLPSSPGFRDNTCPSADRGGPSQVETKTCSDADTEKTSSVPVKHVPEFSSDEVSPQDSSWAEGFQAGQENLRCGITRPVPVEKKPQTSRGMMKLRRRTKALESKERESVHGVHLISAGEMMKNQIANAEELQSPVFRRSSLLHSEEPAQRAPGVVLVQGERNSFTPDAASGSPHAPHPHMRDSSDIWQPESSRAVATPGRCEPCLQHGASVLPDPRGDGREEPTSIIKQPEVQSLCEDQGELRGLLDLMSENEILPDSRNNTITEESNNHEGHPSDTNTLNPCPAANALDNAEEFLENQQLEIQSRLPADKAAAPEGTLSSCTVVEGLLFPVEYYVRTTRRMSNCQRKVDLEAVILSQLGRSKKGQRSKCKQKDAKPNQPSQERAEDDLEPGVVPFPFLGAENNQASSSSSQKFLPASSSSSSSSTSLESISQKSITSTRQEQRQPQRKQKGRRKSACKAPMHPVSQELIESQDPTVASESSALLSNENQSEKENCDANLERSSLDERRLPGAAALGSAGTGVTGATEPAGPDPPVGRSQAPGRCHKALLERLQNPRHSSDSLSLGSDTFTSPVGDVEASAPVCQGDKHPGQRVTRQRGAGDAGVSVPVRRSLRCSARHGAQTGSADDSSRGLGCPVGSQGPAALGLPALDPSTCGSLFSFRSLQWLIPKLGIRDFHLPNEEFGVLKLEKLKSCPVNDLEDFVSGDGVAPEDTPDAQTKPKEKSLRSNLILPSKLGLPELPCMESLTSKKELSTHELLFTPMGTVLTEAPTHPESQISSSVFPAVGATPDVLPSVHSEVFPDTSVPALPATPSSPSGAAALVLGDVAHRDPAVPLHPDSCAAGAARSQEEQGTTVPSAAERGPENKSDETVSLEKHQQSENKEQESCRASPEQKKDVAEQLTPVLLDGPREESLQFVSELKDSSCSCAVDVSTVWWAAAGHRELRVVTASESAVTLWEPLAPNCWGKVYTWHLTEIPVIQIVPLPDTCNLVCVALGELEIGEIRLLIYSSETDSFKHSLVKTGNIKAVVGLKDQRLVSSSRTMQEQQLEMVFLSETGGSKDRQTLMAPEETVTAFAEVEGMREALVGTTAGNSVVVWNLKTGQLLRKMHVGYSYPASICHRAYSDSGLLFVVLSHPHAKESESCGSPAFRLVAFNPRTGRSAGLMFSCLPPGRAGRYLEGDVWDTAGAAVLTSGAVAVWDLLRGRCTAVLPAGPAGHWALARWAAGGAGLLAGSRTGTVHLYRYRPPEPGAA, via the exons ATGTGCTGCCCCCACACCCCACACttgccctgggctgagctgtgctctgcagtaatgtctgctctgcttccctcctcaCCAG GTTTTAGAGATAATACATGTCCTAGTGCTGACAGAGGTGGGCCCTCTCAGGTAGAGACTAAAACCTGCTCTGATGCTGACACGGAGAAGACATCATCTGTCCCAGTTAAGCATGTTCCAGAATTCTCCAGTGATGAGGTTAGCCCACAGGACAGCTCCTGGGCAGAAGGCTTTCAGGCTGGCCAGGAAAACCTGCGCTGTGGGATCACCAGGCCTGTCCCTGTGgagaaaaagccccaaacctcCCGAGGAATGATGAAGCTGCGGAGACGGACGAAGGCTCTGGAATCAAAGGAAAGGGAATCAGTGCATGGTGTGCATCTAATCAGTGCTggtgaaatgatgaaaaatcaAATTGCCAATGCAGAGGAGCTTCAGTCACCAGTGTTCAGGCGCAGCAGCCTCTTGCACAGTGAGGAACCTGCTCAAAGAGCACCTGGGGTGGTGCTTGTGCAGGGAGAAAGAAACAGTTTCACTCCTGATGCAGCATCTGGATCCCCACATGCCCCACATCCCCACATGAGGGACAGCAGCGACATCTGGCAGCCTGAGTCCTCAAGGGCTGTGGCCACACCTGGGAGATGTGAGCCATGTTTACAGCACGGAGCCTCTGTTTTACCTGACCCCAGAGGTGATGGCAGAGAAGAACCCACCAGTATAATTAAACAGCCAGAGGTTCAGAGTTTGTGTGAAGATCAGGGAGAATTACGTGGGCTCCTGGATTTAatgtcagaaaatgaaatattgccTGACAGCAGAAATAACACCATAACCGAGGAGAGCAATAACCACGAAGGACATCCAAGTGACACTAATACCTTAaatccctgtcctgcagctAATGCTCTGGACAATGCTGAAGAATTCTTGGAGAATCAACAGCTTGAAATTCAGTCAAGGCTTCCTGCTgacaaggcagcagctcctgagggcACGCTGAGCTCTTGCACAGTGGTTGAAGGGCTGCTCTTCCCTGTTGAGTACTACGTCCGGACAACGCGCCGCATGTCGAATTGCCAGAGGAAGGTGGACCTGGAGGCTGTAATCCTcagccagctgggcaggagcaagAAAGGTCAGCGGAGTAAATGCAAGCAGAAAGATGCAAAGCCCAATCAGCCCTCTCAAGAGAGAGCTGAGGATGATTTGGAGCCAGGGGTTGTGCCCTTCCCTTTTCTAGGGGCAGAAAACAATCAAGCAAGCTCAAGTAGTTCTCAGAAATTTCTTCCTGcgtccagcagcagcagcagcagcagcacttctcTTGAATCCATTTCTCAGAAAAGCATCACTAGCACAAGGCAAGAGCAAAGACAACCCCAGAGGAaacagaagggaagaagaaagtcTGCCTGCAAAGCTCCCATGCATCCAGTGTCACAAGAGCTTATAGAGAGTCAGGATCCCACAGTGGCCAGCGagagcagtgctctgctctCAAATGAGAACCAgagtgaaaaggaaaactgtgatGCTAACCTTGAAAGGTCATCCTTGGATGAGAGGAGATtgcctggtgctgcagcactggggtctgcagggacaggagtgACTGGAGCTACAGAGCCAGCGGGTCCTGATCCTCCTGTGGGCAGGAGCCAAGCGCCAGGCAGATGCCATAAGGCTTTGTTAGAGCGGCTCCAAAATCCCCGCCACAGCAGCGATTCCCTGAGCCTGGGGAGTGACACTTTCACCAGCCCTGTGGGAGATGTGGAAGCCAGTGCTCCTGTGTGTCAGGGAGATAAACATCCAGGGCAGCGTGTGACGAGGCAGCGAGGAGCTGGTGACGCCGGGGTCAGTGTCCCTGTGCGCCGCTCCCTGCGCTGCTCTGCGAGACACGGGGCCCAGACAGGCTCAGCAG atgacagcagcagaggactCGGCTGTCCCGTGGGTTCACAGGGTCCTGCTGCCCTCGGGCTCCCTGCTCTCGACCCCAGCACTTGTGGCTCCCTCTTCTCCTTCCGCAGCCTCCAGTGGCTGATCCCTAAGCTGGGCATCAGGGACTTCCACCTACCAAATGAGGAATTTGGAGTGCTGAAACTAGAGAAATTGAAATCTTGCCCTGTGAATGACTTGGAGGATTTTGTGTCTGGGGATGGAGTGGCTCCAGAGGACACACCAGATGcacaaacaaagccaaaagaaaaaagtctcaGAAGTAATTTGATTTTGCCTTCCAAACTTGGATTGCCTGAACTCCCGTGCATGGAAAGCCTGACTTCCAAGAAGGAGCTTTCCACCCATGAATTGCTATTTACTCCCATGGGGACTGTCTTAACTGAGGCTCCCACTCACCCTGAGTCTCAGATTTCCTCgtctgtttttcctgctgtgggtgCAACCCCAGATGTTTTACCTTCAGTGCACAGTGAGGTCTTCCCTGACACATCTGTACCTGCCTTGCCAGCAACCCCATCTTCCCCCAGCGGGGCAGCTGCCCTGGTCCTGGGGGATGTGGCACACAGAGACCCTGCTGTGCCACTGCACCCcgacagctgtgctgcaggggctgccagAAGCCAGGAGGAGCAAGGTACAACAgttccttcagcagctgaaagagGTCCTGAGAATAAATCTGATGAGACTGTGTCCTTGGAGAAGCATCAGCAGTCAGAGAACAAAGAACAGGAATCCTGCAGAGCTTCACCTGAACAG AAAAAAGATGTAGCAGAACAGTTGACTCCAGTGCTGTTGGATGGCCCCAGAGAAGAGAGCTTGCAGTTTGTGTCAGAGCTGAAG GATTCCTCGTGCTCGTGTGCTGTGGATGTGAGCACGGTGTGGTGGGCAGCAGCTGGCCACAGGGAGCTGCGAGTGGTCACTGCCTCCGAGAGCGCCGTGACCCTCTGGGAGCCCCTGGCACCCAACTGCTGGGGAAAGGTCTACACCTGGCACCTCACAGAG ATTCCTGTAATCCAGATTGTTCCTCTGCCAGACACCTGTAACCTTGTATGTGTAGcgctgggagagctggagattGGAGAAATAag GCTCTTAATTTATTCTTCTGAGACTGACTCATTCAAGCACTCCCTAGTGAAAACTGGGAACATAAAAGCAGTTGTTGGGCTAAAGGACCAGAGgctggtgagcagcagcaggaccatgcaggagcagcagctggagatggtTTTTCTCTCAGAGACAGGGGG GAGCAAGGACAGGCAGACTCTGATGGCCCCTGAAGAAACTGTTACAGCCTTTGCTGAAGTGGAAGGGATGAGAGAGGCCTTGGTGGGCACCACTGCAGGGAACAGCGTTGTGGTTTG GAATCTGAAAACAGGTCAGCTCCTGAGGAAGATGCATGTTGGTTATTCCTACCCAGCCTCCATCTGCCATCGAGCGTATTCTGACTCT GGccttctgtttgttgttttaagCCACCCTCATGCCAAAGAGAGCGAGTCCTGTGGAAGCCCAGCGTTCCGTTTGGTGGCCTTCAACCCCCGCACGGGCCGGAGCGCGGGGCTGATGTTCTCGTGCCTCCCCCCGGGCCGTGCAGGCAG GTACCTGGAGGGTGACGTGTGGGACACCGCGGGAGCCGCCGTGCTGACGTCGGGTGCCGTGGCCGTGTGGGACCTGCTGCGGGGCCGCTGCACGGCGGTGCTGCCCGCGGGCCCTGCAGGGCACTGGGCACTGGCTCGCTGGGCcgccggcggggccgggctgctGGCCGGGAGCCGCACCGGGACCGTGCACCTGTACCGGTACCGGCCCCCCGAGCCCGGAGCCGCCTGA